One stretch of Jiangella gansuensis DSM 44835 DNA includes these proteins:
- a CDS encoding carbohydrate ABC transporter permease — protein sequence MSAVEVRGTTSGVRPGPRRRRWTLPRIGAELGMLVVAAIFLFPFYVFLSVALKTPAEVARSPLAFPTDPALSNFAEAWERGDLGTAMVNSVVVASLSVLMLVAAGSLAAYVLARRGSRLSYGLYLLFLLGLMIPLQLGMVPLYQLMRDLNLLQTYTSLIIFEVGHQLPLAVFLYAGFLRALPKEYEEAARVDGAGPLSAFVRIVFPLLRPVTGTVIILSAINIWNDFLTPLLYVGGSPQQTLPVAIFAFRGEFASQWQIIFAGMGIAIVPILLVYFLLQKYVIKGFASGVKG from the coding sequence GTGAGCGCGGTCGAGGTGAGGGGGACGACCTCGGGCGTGCGGCCCGGACCCCGCCGGCGGCGCTGGACCCTGCCGCGCATCGGCGCCGAGCTGGGCATGCTGGTGGTTGCGGCGATCTTCCTGTTCCCGTTCTACGTGTTCCTGTCCGTGGCCCTGAAGACGCCGGCGGAGGTGGCCCGCTCGCCGCTGGCGTTCCCGACCGATCCGGCACTGTCGAACTTCGCCGAGGCGTGGGAGCGCGGCGACCTCGGCACCGCGATGGTGAACTCCGTCGTGGTGGCCAGCCTGTCGGTGCTGATGCTGGTGGCCGCCGGGTCGCTGGCCGCGTACGTGCTGGCCCGCCGCGGGTCACGGCTGAGCTACGGGCTGTACCTGCTGTTCCTGCTCGGCCTGATGATCCCGCTGCAGCTGGGCATGGTGCCGCTGTACCAGCTGATGCGCGACCTGAACCTGCTGCAGACGTACACCTCGCTGATCATCTTCGAGGTCGGGCACCAGCTGCCGCTGGCGGTCTTCCTCTACGCGGGATTCCTGCGTGCGCTGCCGAAGGAGTACGAGGAGGCGGCGCGGGTCGACGGCGCCGGCCCGCTCTCCGCGTTCGTGCGGATCGTGTTCCCGCTGCTGCGGCCGGTCACCGGCACGGTCATCATCCTGTCGGCCATCAACATCTGGAACGACTTCCTGACCCCGCTGCTCTACGTCGGCGGGAGCCCGCAGCAGACCCTGCCGGTGGCCATCTTCGCCTTCCGCGGTGAGTTCGCCAGCCAGTGGCAGATCATCTTCGCCGGCATGGGCATCGCGATCGTGCCGATTCTCCTCGTCTACTTCCTGCTCCAAAAGTACGTCATCAAGGGCTTCGCCAGCGGCGTCAAGGGCTGA